atggcttacaaacaccataagcaagtgcagaaggtataaagagagaggagggaggttagaattcatcCTTAGATCCTCTTGGGAAGAAGtacacgaattctaaggccttaggggtctttatatagggttgggattaggttttcagtccttatccttatctagttgcttgtccaccaagcaaccataagataactcttagaaacccttatcctagtcgaattctaagtgattatcacctcaaattcgttcaccatatatataagataatccttaccttattttgtaactatcacataattacaattcagcccctctagtttaattaattacacttgatcacaaaatgaattcttaattaattattgaccaatttctcctttaatatattattcttataacatattaataaatcataataacctctctctctttatttatttctccaatcaagttgctttggtaaaggcaacccaaaaggaccatgcaccatcgggtcaagtacataccaaaatagttatggacttagacactaatccaacaatctcccacttggataagtctaacaactattctgcgtatgacttcggatcctgatctgcaatcgtagctttccaaagccgctgtcaactctgattatatcaaatacgcgtgtccttagataagggatcatatattcctccattctagatatcgtatgagatatgatttcaaatcattctctttgtactatatctcgatttccgatttatgacgactgactaattgaacaaatcaaattagccctagcccggccgagcatttacgtttgtcatcactaaaccatcgagggtcccaaagatatcgcttttatcctaccttggataaaaggaatggataaactttgatacaatgctcgcttgcactcacccaccgaattacacacaacaatatgttttataacaccaagttactggtgcgtttacatattatcaatgtgcaaccgatttgcaagatacaactcacacatctcggtttcaagaatataagatgttatcgtctcactaatcactcgtgatacaattcatgaagtgatccaagtgagcgtgggtttaatccaatgctcaaatcatatccgtaagcactcatgaacgttgcagcaaacatttgcttatgtctaatacttttctagacaatccacacaccaattcacgacaatcttcattcatatctacttccaacatatgaacgactgtggcccgtttgaataattcgattattcttaataaactcaattattctggaagtcaaaacatgcaaatgtgaaacacaagaataatactaatcccatatggcctcaaccctttgagcataaataaaacaccttttatttatcaccatattgattactcattatttgtagttccgggtaatcaacttcttacttgaattacaacacttgtcccatgctcctagcatgcacacaatgtttacctatggttcttacattgtgaaatagatcatattgaacacatttccaatcattctcatttctcaactccaaatcctttttccataagttaaagaatatcaaattcttgctacttatagaatatgctagattctaacattctatgcaacttatcctttcgtaatgtcactgcaccaaagtcacaaagactattgccaatgatattacaaagtcctctatcggagattgttacaagacaattccatatacgtgatgtctctcactcaaagtacatttgaacatccttttgcatagaagtttctaatctaatcatagatttctcaatattcaattcccaatatggacacacttccatatgttccatatgacaactcattcttaatagaatcttatctatttgtaatgatgtcgatatggtccatccaatatggaaacatttccatattttccaatactatacttccaactactcacaagcgaccaatcctcgtcgaacttggattgtcctttgatagttgtttaattattttagtcaaaaccaattctagtcccttttccctctaaatgcgctcgacatttggaaaattttagaatggtcaaacattaaatcatttgcaatcgatcctatacccgaagcgtatgggacacgacgcataatgttttatttgctatgttctcaaaattcgaattgtgaagaggaatgccgtaatcataatcgaaattttaagaacacactatgtaccttagactaagtttattaacatttcttaacctaatcctttagatttgaaatgaagcataatattctctcccttaattatagcaaaacaacctttcaactcttacaactttgcaaagtatgactcttgttttctataattaatattgccaactttgcaattcgtgtgctagtgggagcataagtgttatgcttatatgataataatcatcatgatagtgggagcgtaagtgttatgattgtatgattattatggcgagtattgcaagttagcaatattaattatagaaaacaagattcaatttgcaaagttgcatgggttgaaaagttgttttgctataattaagggagagaatattatacttcatttcaaaatctaaagcttagattgagaaattttgatattttcagtcaaaggatacattgtgtgttctcaaatttcgattatgattacagcatctctcttcatagttcgaattgtgagaatgtgacacataaaatattatggcaaaagattggtaaagtatcatatctttatgtaagacattatgcatcgtgtcccatacgcttcgggtataggatcgattgtaaatgctataatatttatcattctaaaatttttcaaatgtctagcacattaagaggtaACTAACTCTgcttccttctgctcaatccagatCCTCctctcctcactttttgaagacaccctgccgatttggtcagttaggttagagtttgctaagcgggtttgcatgaggctactacttaggttggaaaattttgagtttagttcatttaattcttctagaAATTCAGTTTTGGGAATTTTAAGAGATTCAAGGATagaatgtacctttttgatcaatcgatcgcagtcgttgatcttctcactcaccGGCTTGGCTGCAAAACACTTGTTTTCTGTCAAGTTCGGTTCTGTGtctgcactttcggttgatgGACCATTAGTGACGATAAAGCATTTTCCACCAGAACCTTCATTATTTGCCACAAgcgcctttccatgagtgggtcTTCTAACCTCTTCGTCTTCAAAGTCTGTTGACCAGACTTctacaccaccgaactcatcttcccCTGCATTTTCTTGTACAATTAGTGCATTCATCGAGCTATTGGAAGCCTTTTTCTTCTTGACTTCTTCTAGTTTACGCATGTAAtacgcttcatcatcttcaccctctctcttctcagccatctttcttaacatgcaatctttggcaaagtggttcttgccgtgacaatagttgcagtcgtatccagagtctcctgcaagctttttttcctttttctcttCCTCCTTTTGAGAAGAGACTTTCGGTTCATCTTTTGTTttctcagaactataacttccctgccaatttcggttcttattggtgggaAATTTTCTTCTTGCGAATTTCTTTGGATTTGTTATCATTAAAGCATACTCCTCACTTGTAAGATCACATTCTGACAtgtctgactcttcttcttcctcaacaacactttttcctttagagacaagagccaGCGATCCCATGCCAGAGACCACTTTCACCTCCTTAGTTACAACACTTTCATGTGACTTTAGTATCCCAACTAGTTTCGCCAGTGAGTAGGATTTGAACTATTCATGCGCCTTCACAGTGGaaaccacagccatccattctgGTCTGAGCCCGTTCATGAATGTAACTTTCTGCTCGATTAGCTTCCTCTcaattccatgcttgatcatcttacttaaGAGATTATTGAACCGATCAAAGGTCTGAATGAGCTTCTCTTCAGGTTTCtgttcaaaaactccaaattctgacagcaacagagtttgaatggagtgttccagatcttcatcagttccCAGATCTCCTTAGTAGTTGTGCATGAGCCTACAAGTCGAAAAGTGTCAGATTGTAAGGCGAATCTTGTCATTCGCATGGCTTTAACATTACACAGGATCTTGTTCTTCTCATCTTGTGGCATCTTCTGAACATCTGTGACCAACTTGTTGTAATCCTTCTGTGTCTTAACGATCGTGTTTGTTTCTGAATGCACAAACGGTCCAAgaatgatagcttcccagatgagatagccattatcttcagatccaaccacgtaatcttcaaagtgatgagcccatacttcgtagtcttgagtgtagagtatGGGAACTCTAGTTGTAGAtccgatgctgtttgagatgttaattggGTTTGTATGCGTATcgtcgtgagacatggtgagctgctagaatcttacctgtaaacttgagattagggttttatcaaaaactGAGTAGTCGTCGTTAAGAAGACGACGGcttcgataaaagcggaaaccctaaagattTGAGAATACAGAAGTAAAgtgtattgatcacacaatctcctgctctgataccaattgttagaacaatgttctatcaggatcgtatgattctaagcaaaatataaataagaacgtaatgaagaacacaagtattgcactgaatatgtcgaatgattaatgcaaagataccccagaagagctcgataaataACTTCAATATGTAGAGGTATTatagggttacaagaatcaacGTAATCGACTATTCTCTAttatacgcatacatgcatgcatatatttatattaaaaccctAACAACTTATCTAGATAAAAGGAAACTATTCTAGATAACTACGGATAGACAAGCCCAATCCGATTACAAAACCAaaaggcccaagacgcaacactaaaatacttaacaGTAAGTGTAACTTACTCAATTTGGCGATAGAGGGTTGGAAGAATTGATGGAAAGAAATGAGGAGGGGTGACCCTCCGTTTATAGGAAAGTTTTTGCCTCGCTGCGTCGCGCCCTATAGAGGGTCGTGTTGCAGCCATGGGTCAGACTGACTTTTCTTTCATGCACACAATGCTAGACGTGTGGAGTCAGGTGTATTTGATAAAATGTGCCGCGACACATAGAGGTGTAATGTGGCTTCCACGTCACAATATCGTCGTGTCATTTATTTGGTAACGTACTAGATTGATGACAACTGATCATTTGGTTGACACTGcaacaaaattgtaaatataGTGACACAATTAAGGAAAAAAAACACATCGTCAAAATCGCAATTTTGGTAAACACAGTGACTTTATTGCAATTTGGAAAAAGTGGTTACCAGGAGAACCAGTTGGTTGATGTTGCAACAATATTTTAAATATAGTAATATAATTGCAAGAAAAAGAAAATCAGtgtcaaattcaaaattttatgataATATAATGATTTTTTTACAATTTGCTCCAAAAACTATAACAAACATTACTATTCCCACAAATTAAATATCACCGAATAGAAATCTTCAACAGTGATATCATTCTCTTGGAAGACTCGGAAGTTTGTTTCCAACTGTATTTGTTAGCAAAATTTGATAAAGCACACAGGCTATTCAAATCATCTTTGGTAGTACCATACTCACCCAATTGAATACCAACGAATTAGGGTTCTTCCCCAAACCGATCGATCCGCAAAATTGCTCCTCAACATAAAACCTTCTTCAAACATAAAATCAAAAACCACGGATCGAATTACGCTATGATACCATAAAAATTGAAAGATAAAAACAGCTAAAGTTTTATCATCAATGGAAAATATACTTACAATGAAATAAAACAGAAACTAAATAAAAACCCAACATAATACTACCAATTTTGTTGATCATAAAGTTTGCTGGCCCTATCTAAAGTTATTATTCCCTGAAACCAACTAAAGATTTTAGAACGGACCTTTTTTTGTCACAACCAAACAAAATTGAGTCGCATTTCTAAAAGCTGCTTCCAAACAGGTTTCAGTTTCCACTACCACATTGGAACACTAAAATCAAATCTCAAAAACCACAAtttctaataaaatattttctacttaaataaaatataatccattatcattataaatataaaaaaagataattactctttttattaataataataataataataataataaataaaaaaaaaaaaaaaaaaaatcactagTGCTGTTTTTGGTGCCGATGGTTTTGGATTCGGGTTCGGATCCGGGTTCGACCCTTTGGAGCCTCAACGAAACTCGGTTCATGTGAGTCACACACTTGAGTCTTAAATGTACACCCAAATTTCTCCCTCCAGCCACGTGGCACAGAAGGTGGGCCCTCTTTGTCTATTTTCTCAATCGCTTTTTTCATCGTTGAACACTCACGCTCCAAATAGTTTACGCGCGTCCTCATGCTATCCATGTCTAGTCGGAGCACCTGATTCTCTCTCACCGCCGACGTCATCGTGACTCCGACGACTTCAACGTCGgattcctcttgatctacctgaATATCGGCGGCGGAGGAGGTAGATAACAGTGTCCCGGTTATTGCTTGCCGGAGCTGCAACTGCTCGAAGAACAGGACTTGCACCACCGCTCGAAGCGGAAGACGTTCGTTTTGTGCTGCGTGTGTGCAAGCTTCTAATGTCAGTTTCCGGCAGTCCATTACTCCACAGATTTTCTCCCGTTCGTCTTCCTTTATCCATGGATGTGCCTGCAACAGAAGAAGATCTTATAGGTTTTAGATTTCGAAGTGATTGATTTTGATTTGGATATGGTTATGGATTTGGATCAACGAAATTTTCCGATTACCTTGAGGTAAACGTCGACGGATCTGTAGAGTCCGTCGTCGAACAGCCTTGCTTGTTCCGGTAATGCGAAGGCGAGCTCCAAGAACTTCTCCGGCTTCAGATTTGTATCTGATGCGATTTCTGATAAGTAACCGTCGATTAGTTTTCCGACGAGCATTATCGTTACAGATCTTGCGTGATTTTCGCCGGCGCCACCATTGTCGTTTTCGATTACATTTGCATCAGCCGGTGGTATCTGATCTAAGCTACGGAGATAATGAGAAAGTATTCTTTGGACACAATCGACGTCGTATAATGTTTCCGTTAGGTAGGAGTAGCTAGGCATTAGAAGATCATCTAGAGTTGCTTGTTCGAGTTGCAATCCGATCTTTTTCTCTAATGTTGCTCGACAATGATCGGAAGCATTCAGAATGTTTGCTGCTTTCAACATTCCGAAGAATATCATCACCTCCGGTGAAGTTCTCAGGCCATGTTCTTCTGGAAGATTCGTGATTATTGTTTCTAATAGCTCCTTCTGTTCAATCTCTGAAAGTACAGATGAAGACGATGATCTCCTACCAATGCGATTCACGCCGGGAATGTGTTTTTTGGCGTAGGAAATGAGACAATTTTCGATGATTTCAGGGTTCAGATCTCGAGATTTAATAGCGAGTAACAATCGTTTGAACAACGGCGGACTGAGAAATACAAGTTCATCGAACCACCTATCTCCGCCGCCTGTGCCTCCGGTGATCGCTACTCCCTTTCTTCTCGAACTCGTTTCACGTGAAGATACAGCACCAGCACCGGCACGGGAATTAGAAGCCTCATTCACCGGCCAACCGAACAGCGACGGATCCGACGACGAAGCTTTGGAAACTATAGAATCGATACACCTCTGAACAATGCCAAGCGATTCTGCCAAAGGCAACAAATCCTCACATGATTTCAGCGTTTTGATTGAATCTCTCAAACTTCGAAGCACGGTTTGGGAAAGAAATCTCTCAGTTTTGGAAATAAGATTATCCTCACAATACTCTTCACTCATCTCCAAAACTTCTCCGGCACACCGGAGTGGCGCTACGTTTAACGACGAGAGCTCAATTTTCACGGCGTAACAGAATTTGGCAGCCGTCTCAAACGTCTCAGAACCCCCCGGAAAATCCGGAAGCGTGACATGACAGTACTCCTCCGCCGCCGCCGTCCCCGCCATTTTCTCTTCTTGTATCTCTTCGTGCTCATCTTCTTCAGACTCACTCAGGTCAGTAGCTTTAACAGTATGCTTCAATTCTTGTTCTGCCATCATCTCGTTAAGCTTCTTACTCTTAGCCATAAGAGGAAACTGAaaagtatcatttcatcaaacaattaaactcacaaaaaaataaaaatcaatcgAGAAACAAATCAACAATGTAACCTATAAGCTAAATCTAACCTTGTGGAGATGGAAGGTCACGTCGCCGACATCAACGACGACGTCGCTTGGTAGTCCGGTGGTGCAAAACCTGttaacaaaaatcaaaatcagggaaacaaaaagaaaagaatCAATTCAATTATACAAATTACTTGTTATTTCTTCAATTACCATGCTTGTCGTTTGGAAGTTTCTGGCATATCAGTGGCCATAATCGCCGGGGAAAAGGTGATTGAGGTGAGAAAAGGATCAAACTAGATCCATATTTGACTAGTGAGGTAATTTTTGACTTTGTTAGAAGAAGGTTATGATCGAATTTGTGGAAAAGTGGAGGAGAAAAGGCAAAGTGTTTGGATTTTGGAATCAGGGGGATGTTACAGATGGAACTTGGAAACGAAGATGAAAAAGGAAGTGGATCAATGATTTCAATATAATCATGAGAATTCTCTTTTCCTGAATTTTCATAAACGGTTTGCTCGAGGACagatattaaaagattaaaccaagaaaaagcatacaccaagaaaaacaaaaaagaaaaaaaaaattcaggaAAAAAAGGTTTTTTAAGGGTTTTAAAGGTTTCATTTTACACCAAGAAAAAGCATAAtcgaaagaaaaacaaaattggtaacaaaaaaataaaaaagacatTTAGGACAGTGTTTCAGAGTTTTTATAATCCTTTAACTTTTAATGtattaaaaagaacaaaaaattaGTCCATAATAGAAGTTcttaattttcattttataaataCTCATAATTCAAaactattttgattttttttggaagCTTTGTTTTCAGAATTTTTAACTTGCTAGTTTgctaaatattttatacaaataaaagCAAAGTTTCAGACTTCTTGCTACGAGCTTCTAATAGAGGTGAGTATGCTAATCGAAAAACCAGAGCAAAATTAAATTAACCGATATAGCTGAACCATTACTAGAAGATATGGTGTGGTTTCTAATTTTTCTTAACAAAATGCATATGGTTCAATTATGTTTTGCATCTAAAATCAAATCATATAAATCGAACTGAACCaatcatatttataaatatttttaaaataataaaatgtaaaTATATTGATATGTGATTATTAGGAATTGAATTTTTAAAAGGTAATTATTTGGAATTAAATGGGATACTTGATTTTCTATCATATTAACGTAATTATACATTAAATCATCATTTTTATAGAGCGTGTTCGGCAAAACTAGCTTGTAGCTTATAACGTTTTGTTAAACATTATatgaagtagcatttggatttAAAGCGTTTTGATTAAACTAAAAGTTAGAAACTTGTAGTGTCAAACATGACTTTCTGTTTAAAACGAAACATTTTGTTAAATGTTAGACgatagaagctctcaaacgctccAAAACGCTCTTTGCCGAACATGCTCATAGTGTTTTTCTTTTTAATGTTTAAAACGAaacatttattaattataaaaaaataaaaaattgttctACATGTATTTTATGTCATACTATATTTTCTATCTAACTTATCAACTCTTTTTTACCAAATACTATTTTTATTAGTTAATAATTAGTTTTTCTGTTATCAAATAACCTTTTAATTATCAACTATCGATTGGATTAATCTGTCACATAATTTTAGATTTTAAGAAATAAACCCATACTAAAAAAATCTTTCGAAGTAGAAGattaaagtttttattttaaacaaaaaagttaatctaaaaattatttaaaatagttttttaaaacatttatattttatgtcattttatatgtttcaaaaacttaattttaaaaaaaaaaattatattttatgtcattttatatgtttcaaaaacttaatttaaaaaataataaaaaaaaatctagttTTTTGAATACTATAGTATGAATGTGGATATGCTCTTTTTAGATTTTTGACAAATTACCCGCAATTTGTCTGTGCATACAGAAACATGTCC
The genomic region above belongs to Lactuca sativa cultivar Salinas chromosome 4, Lsat_Salinas_v11, whole genome shotgun sequence and contains:
- the LOC111918979 gene encoding BTB/POZ domain-containing protein At5g66560, whose translation is MATDMPETSKRQAWFCTTGLPSDVVVDVGDVTFHLHKFPLMAKSKKLNEMMAEQELKHTVKATDLSESEEDEHEEIQEEKMAGTAAAEEYCHVTLPDFPGGSETFETAAKFCYAVKIELSSLNVAPLRCAGEVLEMSEEYCEDNLISKTERFLSQTVLRSLRDSIKTLKSCEDLLPLAESLGIVQRCIDSIVSKASSSDPSLFGWPVNEASNSRAGAGAVSSRETSSRRKGVAITGGTGGGDRWFDELVFLSPPLFKRLLLAIKSRDLNPEIIENCLISYAKKHIPGVNRIGRRSSSSSVLSEIEQKELLETIITNLPEEHGLRTSPEVMIFFGMLKAANILNASDHCRATLEKKIGLQLEQATLDDLLMPSYSYLTETLYDVDCVQRILSHYLRSLDQIPPADANVIENDNGGAGENHARSVTIMLVGKLIDGYLSEIASDTNLKPEKFLELAFALPEQARLFDDGLYRSVDVYLKAHPWIKEDEREKICGVMDCRKLTLEACTHAAQNERLPLRAVVQVLFFEQLQLRQAITGTLLSTSSAADIQVDQEESDVEVVGVTMTSAVRENQVLRLDMDSMRTRVNYLERECSTMKKAIEKIDKEGPPSVPRGWREKFGCTFKTQVCDSHEPSFVEAPKGRTRIRTRIQNHRHQKQH